A genomic stretch from Desulfurococcaceae archaeon MEX13E-LK6-19 includes:
- the gcvT gene encoding glycine cleavage system aminomethyltransferase GcvT, with protein sequence MARKTLLYDFHVEKLGATMGEFGGWEVPMLYKSAIEEHMIVRTDVGIFDVSHMGRIRFRGPDVMELIQYLYTKDMKKVKEGWMSGPTLALNQWARVKDDEMLYKISDEEWLVVANAPYREKMINYFKKVIEEKKLKVEVEDLTFNLAMIAIQGPKVEEVFEKVGAKEFNDLHTLEFRYNTVFAGEKIFLISRSGWTGEDGFEIWAEPPAMIRIYEKLLEAGAKPVGTIARDTLRIEMGFVLGEHEYGEDPTRFPNAISLRYGLGAIDWHKHGFAGEEALRAYRREGVKWIRVGLRFRKKDGRVVPRTGYKIYIDDVEVGWITSGTYSPYLKRGVAQAYIEAPYAVFGETVEVQIRNKRYEAKIVDFPLVPGRPVVK encoded by the coding sequence ATGGCTCGTAAAACCCTCTTGTATGATTTTCATGTAGAGAAACTTGGAGCTACCATGGGCGAGTTTGGCGGCTGGGAAGTACCAATGCTCTATAAGAGTGCTATTGAAGAACATATGATCGTTAGAACTGATGTGGGAATATTTGATGTAAGTCATATGGGTAGAATAAGGTTCCGTGGACCTGATGTAATGGAGCTTATACAGTATCTTTACACGAAAGACATGAAGAAAGTCAAGGAAGGATGGATGAGTGGTCCAACACTAGCTCTCAATCAATGGGCTCGTGTTAAAGACGATGAAATGCTCTACAAGATCAGTGATGAGGAGTGGCTTGTAGTAGCCAATGCCCCCTATAGGGAGAAGATGATAAATTACTTCAAGAAGGTTATCGAGGAGAAGAAGCTGAAAGTCGAAGTAGAGGATCTAACGTTTAACCTCGCTATGATAGCTATTCAGGGGCCCAAGGTAGAAGAGGTCTTCGAAAAAGTTGGAGCAAAAGAATTCAACGACCTACACACACTCGAGTTCCGTTACAACACAGTTTTCGCTGGCGAGAAAATATTCTTGATAAGCAGGAGCGGATGGACTGGTGAAGACGGCTTCGAGATCTGGGCGGAACCCCCAGCAATGATAAGGATATACGAGAAGCTCTTGGAGGCAGGAGCAAAACCCGTTGGTACAATAGCTAGAGACACTTTGAGGATAGAAATGGGTTTCGTACTAGGAGAACACGAGTACGGTGAAGACCCAACAAGATTCCCCAACGCGATCTCGCTCAGGTACGGACTAGGAGCTATAGACTGGCATAAACACGGTTTCGCGGGAGAAGAAGCGTTAAGAGCATATCGTAGAGAAGGCGTTAAATGGATCAGGGTAGGATTGAGGTTCAGAAAGAAAGACGGTAGAGTTGTCCCGAGAACAGGGTATAAGATCTATATCGATGACGTTGAAGTAGGCTGGATAACAAGTGGAACATACTCGCCATACCTTAAGAGAGGTGTGGCACAGGCATACATTGAAGCACCGTATGCGGTCTTCGGAGAGACCGTAGAAGTACAGATCAGGAATAAGAGGTATGAAGCGAAAATAGTAGACTTCCCATTGGTTCCAGGCAGGCCAGTTGTTAAATAA
- a CDS encoding ATP-NAD kinase family protein yields the protein MGIRLGFIVNPIAGMGGRVGLKGTDGEAYRIALKKGAKPVSPERARVFLESLTLDDIALYVAPGPMGWDIVSKTRHRDKVVEVVGSITGSETSAEDTKRISREMLDKGIDLLVFVGGDGTARDVMDAIDQKIPVLGVPSGVKVYSGVFAVNPVAAAKIVEAFARGEATVVEEEVLDIDEEAFRRDELRIRLYGYMKTPVVRDLVQPGKQPSIDTADEEDNKKAIARAIVEEMEPDTLYILGPGTTVKAIADVLGVEKTVLGVDAVYNGKLVGKDLDEKSILKLLDEYPKAKIIVTPIGGQGFIFGRGNQQISPEVIKRIGGKKNIIVVATRRKLQNLKVLRVDTGDPVVDNMLRSYIRVVVDYNNIVMMKVV from the coding sequence ATGGGTATTAGGCTTGGTTTTATTGTTAATCCTATTGCTGGTATGGGGGGTCGTGTAGGGCTTAAGGGTACTGATGGTGAGGCATATAGGATTGCTTTGAAGAAGGGTGCTAAACCTGTTTCTCCAGAGAGAGCACGTGTGTTTCTTGAGAGTCTAACGCTGGATGATATAGCTTTGTATGTTGCGCCTGGGCCTATGGGCTGGGATATTGTGTCGAAGACTAGGCATAGAGATAAAGTGGTAGAGGTTGTCGGGAGTATAACTGGTAGCGAGACTTCTGCTGAGGATACTAAGAGGATCTCTAGGGAAATGCTTGACAAGGGTATTGACCTACTTGTTTTTGTTGGTGGTGATGGTACTGCTCGTGATGTAATGGATGCTATTGACCAAAAGATTCCTGTCCTGGGCGTCCCTAGTGGTGTTAAAGTATATAGTGGTGTTTTTGCTGTCAATCCTGTCGCTGCCGCCAAGATAGTTGAGGCTTTTGCACGTGGTGAAGCCACTGTTGTAGAGGAGGAAGTACTTGATATTGATGAAGAGGCTTTTAGAAGAGATGAACTACGAATAAGACTATATGGTTACATGAAGACACCTGTCGTAAGGGATCTAGTTCAACCAGGTAAACAGCCCAGCATTGATACTGCTGACGAGGAAGACAACAAGAAGGCGATAGCAAGAGCTATTGTAGAGGAAATGGAGCCGGATACATTGTATATTCTTGGCCCTGGGACGACGGTTAAAGCAATAGCTGACGTGCTTGGAGTCGAGAAAACTGTACTTGGAGTAGATGCTGTATACAACGGTAAACTCGTTGGAAAAGACCTTGATGAAAAAAGCATCCTTAAGCTTTTAGACGAGTATCCCAAGGCAAAAATAATTGTGACACCAATAGGTGGCCAGGGATTCATATTTGGTAGAGGAAACCAACAGATCTCTCCAGAAGTAATCAAACGAATCGGGGGTAAAAAGAATATCATTGTTGTGGCTACCCGCAGGAAACTCCAGAACCTAAAGGTTCTCCGTGTAGATACTGGAGATCCTGTTGTCGACAATATGTTAAGGAGTTACATCCGTGTGGTAGTCGATTACAATAACATAGTTATGATGAAAGTAGTATGA
- the gcvH gene encoding glycine cleavage system protein GcvH, with amino-acid sequence MYVSEIVVEVKKKKYIIKTDRKYTKTDEWAKLEDGKIREGITDYAQKELKDIVGIELPEVGKEVKKGEVIGVIESIKATADLYAAVSGKVVEVNEKLLDQPELLNTDPYGEGWILIIEPSDPKEYDELMTPEQYAEHIKKHAEEGH; translated from the coding sequence ATGTATGTGTCCGAGATAGTCGTTGAAGTTAAGAAAAAGAAGTATATCATCAAAACCGATCGTAAATACACAAAAACAGATGAATGGGCTAAACTCGAGGACGGCAAGATTCGTGAAGGAATAACTGATTACGCTCAAAAAGAGCTCAAGGATATTGTAGGTATTGAGTTACCTGAAGTCGGGAAAGAGGTTAAGAAAGGAGAAGTCATAGGTGTGATCGAGTCAATCAAGGCTACAGCAGATCTATACGCTGCTGTCTCCGGTAAAGTAGTTGAAGTAAACGAGAAACTTCTTGATCAGCCGGAGTTACTGAACACAGACCCCTATGGTGAAGGATGGATCCTGATTATAGAGCCCAGTGACCCCAAAGAATACGATGAACTTATGACTCCAGAACAATACGCCGAACATATTAAGAAACACGCTGAAGAAGGTCATTAG
- the gcvPA gene encoding aminomethyl-transferring glycine dehydrogenase subunit GcvPA, protein MVKHPWLPNSPDEIKKKMLETIGVKDVSELFSDIPEEARIKVDWNKLEIGFGRPLSEIEVKRKIEEYLDKNKIFKNPPPFLGGGAWPHYVPAVVRYIITRGEFMTTYTPYQPEIAYGLMQALFEYQSMIAELLDMEVVNASMYDWASAAAEAFLMSFRVNRGKEKVIVPSTMNPFHEKVINSYLWPHGYKIEKVKHDPETGLMDLEDLKNKLSDKKAAAVYIENPSFLGFIEENAKDIGEIAHDAGALYIIGVDPMSLGVLESPGKLGADIAVGEGQPLGLGLNFGGPYLGIFATKWNMKFIRQMPGRIMGLTTTKTGDQRAFAMILQTREQHIRREKATSNICTNEALCAVAAAVYMALLGKEGFKKIGELILYRSHYAAKKLNEITGVKAPRFKSEFFKEFVVDFNEAGVDYKTIHEELLKRGIHGGLYLKPYYPELGESALYCVTEVHTKQDIDFLVESIKEILGR, encoded by the coding sequence TTGGTTAAACATCCCTGGTTACCCAATTCTCCCGATGAAATCAAGAAGAAGATGCTGGAGACTATTGGTGTTAAAGATGTCTCGGAGCTTTTCAGTGACATACCCGAGGAGGCGAGGATAAAAGTTGACTGGAATAAACTAGAGATAGGTTTCGGAAGACCTTTATCCGAGATCGAGGTCAAGAGGAAGATTGAGGAGTATTTGGATAAAAACAAGATCTTCAAGAATCCCCCGCCATTCCTCGGAGGCGGGGCGTGGCCTCACTATGTACCAGCTGTCGTGAGATATATTATAACACGTGGAGAGTTCATGACCACTTACACACCGTACCAACCCGAGATCGCGTATGGTCTTATGCAAGCATTGTTTGAATACCAGAGCATGATAGCCGAGCTCCTCGATATGGAGGTAGTCAACGCCTCAATGTATGATTGGGCTAGTGCTGCTGCTGAAGCATTCCTCATGTCATTCCGTGTAAATCGTGGTAAAGAGAAAGTAATTGTTCCATCAACTATGAATCCCTTCCACGAGAAAGTAATCAACTCCTACCTATGGCCCCATGGCTACAAGATTGAGAAAGTGAAACATGACCCGGAAACAGGGCTAATGGATCTAGAGGATTTGAAGAACAAGCTAAGCGACAAAAAGGCTGCAGCCGTATACATTGAGAACCCCAGCTTCCTCGGGTTCATAGAGGAGAACGCGAAGGACATAGGTGAGATAGCTCATGATGCTGGTGCACTGTATATTATTGGAGTAGACCCGATGAGCCTTGGTGTCCTCGAGTCACCGGGTAAACTTGGTGCAGATATAGCTGTTGGCGAAGGACAGCCGCTTGGCCTGGGCCTTAACTTCGGCGGACCATACCTAGGTATTTTCGCGACAAAATGGAACATGAAGTTTATAAGACAAATGCCCGGTAGGATCATGGGTCTCACGACCACGAAAACAGGTGACCAAAGAGCCTTCGCGATGATACTACAGACTAGAGAACAACACATCCGTAGAGAAAAAGCTACATCAAACATTTGTACCAACGAGGCACTATGTGCTGTAGCAGCAGCTGTCTACATGGCTTTACTCGGCAAGGAAGGATTCAAGAAGATAGGAGAGCTAATACTATACAGGTCGCATTATGCCGCAAAGAAGCTCAATGAAATAACGGGCGTTAAAGCACCGAGATTCAAGTCAGAGTTCTTCAAGGAGTTCGTAGTGGACTTCAATGAAGCAGGAGTAGACTACAAGACAATACACGAAGAACTACTCAAGAGGGGGATACATGGAGGACTGTATCTCAAGCCATACTATCCTGAGCTCGGTGAATCAGCTCTCTATTGTGTAACTGAAGTTCATACAAAACAAGACATTGATTTCTTGGTTGAATCGATCAAGGAGATCCTTGGGAGGTGA